A window of the Aquarana catesbeiana isolate 2022-GZ linkage group LG05, ASM4218655v1, whole genome shotgun sequence genome harbors these coding sequences:
- the IL6 gene encoding interleukin-6, which yields MAGTSFYSTSIQLSVCLAITILVKSVSSAPVSVASSGDTGNKNSVADTAKIIAEEARELYEEVCKTPNLCTNSMEHNLKQELNLPQITNRCLSKQFNKDECLPKIHRDLLRFQKYLTFLKKALKSEKEKVESVQHKTKTLAEAIKNMEKNLYEEKEVTGTDIPMENLPSKDAWSEKLTTYLILQSFRNYMINTSRAIRNSSG from the exons ATGGCTGGCACAA GTTTCTATTCAACATCCATCCAGCTCTCTGTATGTTTGGCAATAACTATTCTTGTAAAGTCTGTGAGCTCGGCACCTGTATCAGTTGCCTCCTCTGGTGACACTGGTAATAAAAATTCCGTCGCTGATACGGCCAAAATTATAGCAGAGGAAGCTAGAGAATTATATGAAGAG GTTTGCAAGACTCCCAATCTATGCACCAACAGTATGGAACATAATTTGAAACAAGAGCTGAATCTCCCACAAATCACAAATAGATGTCTGAGCAAACAATTTAATAAG GATGAATGTCTACCTAAGATTCACAGAGATCTTCTCAGGTTCCAAAAATACTTGACCTTTTTGAAGAAAGCTTTAAAAAGTGAAAAGGAAAAAGTAGAGTCCGTACAGCACAAGACCAAGACGTTGGCAGAAGCCATAAAGAAT ATGGAAAAAAATCTCTATGAAGAGAAAGAGGTCACTGGTACAGACATTCCGATGGAGAACTTACCGTCCAAAGATGCTTGGAGCGAAAAGCTCACAACCTACCTCATTCTGCAGTCCTTCAGAAACTACATGATCAACACATCCCGAGCTATACGAAACAGCAGTGGTTAA